A stretch of Gymnodinialimonas phycosphaerae DNA encodes these proteins:
- a CDS encoding GNAT family N-acetyltransferase translates to MTIRATNTGDLARVDALLAASYPVLLKPDYAPSTLVTCLPLITRAQPELLRSGTYYIAEDDDGPLAAGGWTHGAPQGGVGPRDVGHIRHVVTHPKALRRGLARALLERSFRAARMSGVRWMMCQSTRTAEPFYASMGFQRRGEIEIRLRPGIGFPAVEMIRPL, encoded by the coding sequence ATGACGATACGCGCAACAAACACGGGCGACCTGGCCCGTGTGGATGCGCTTTTGGCAGCGAGCTATCCGGTGCTTCTGAAGCCCGACTACGCGCCGTCGACGCTTGTCACATGCCTGCCGCTGATCACCCGCGCACAACCCGAGCTGCTGCGATCGGGCACCTACTACATTGCCGAGGATGACGACGGCCCGCTGGCGGCGGGCGGCTGGACCCATGGCGCGCCGCAGGGCGGTGTCGGCCCCCGTGACGTAGGCCATATCCGCCATGTTGTGACCCACCCCAAGGCCCTGCGCCGCGGTCTGGCGCGTGCCCTGCTGGAGCGCAGCTTTCGCGCCGCGCGCATGTCGGGCGTGCGGTGGATGATGTGCCAATCAACCCGCACCGCAGAGCCGTTCTACGCCTCCATGGGGTTCCAGCGGCGGGGCGAGATCGAGATCCGCCTGCGCCCCGGAATAGGCTTCCCCGCTGTCGAAATGATCCGACCGCTGTGA
- a CDS encoding DMT family transporter, with translation MTAPSPTSPGVANTLLILLLGVIWGTVFMSTTLALEGISLWWVAAGRLAIAAAFLLPLGALMGQGLGTLNSARAWVFSTVIGVGAYALPLTLLGWGLSYVPSAFAGVAMGAIPLMVLPLVAIFSREEGIGPRRIIGVCLGFVGLVLLVGPGALEDGTLSGRVACIGAAACYAAGSVLTRRAPKIPPVAFAGATLLMGAIAMVPLAWIIDGPLQITETSAMWALLYTAIFPTALAAILRVRVITTAGSVFMSFTSYMIPVWAVLFGVTLMGEALPPQLFWALGLILAGIAISQSRTLLQQLRPRTRTE, from the coding sequence ATGACGGCCCCCTCACCCACAAGTCCCGGCGTCGCCAATACGCTTTTGATCCTGCTGCTTGGCGTGATCTGGGGCACCGTGTTCATGAGCACCACGCTGGCGCTTGAGGGGATCAGCCTGTGGTGGGTCGCGGCCGGGCGGCTGGCGATCGCTGCCGCGTTCCTGCTGCCGTTGGGCGCCCTCATGGGACAAGGCCTCGGCACCCTCAACAGCGCGCGCGCGTGGGTGTTTTCAACGGTGATCGGCGTCGGGGCCTATGCGTTGCCGTTGACGTTACTGGGCTGGGGGCTGAGTTATGTGCCCTCGGCATTTGCGGGCGTCGCAATGGGGGCGATCCCACTGATGGTGCTGCCGCTTGTGGCGATCTTCTCCCGCGAGGAAGGCATCGGACCGCGTCGGATTATCGGCGTGTGTCTCGGCTTTGTCGGTCTGGTTCTATTGGTCGGGCCGGGGGCGTTGGAGGACGGAACCCTGTCCGGCCGCGTGGCCTGTATCGGCGCGGCGGCGTGCTATGCGGCGGGCTCCGTGTTGACCCGGCGCGCGCCGAAGATCCCACCCGTGGCCTTCGCCGGGGCGACGCTGTTGATGGGTGCCATTGCGATGGTGCCGCTGGCCTGGATCATCGACGGGCCACTGCAGATCACCGAAACATCTGCCATGTGGGCGCTGCTTTATACGGCGATCTTCCCCACCGCGCTGGCCGCGATCCTGCGCGTGCGCGTGATCACCACAGCGGGGTCGGTGTTCATGTCATTTACCAGCTACATGATCCCGGTCTGGGCGGTGCTGTTCGGCGTCACCCTGATGGGCGAAGCCCTGCCGCCGCAATTGTTCTGGGCGCTTGGGCTGATCCTTGCGGGCATTGCCATCAGCCAGTCGCGTACGTTGCTTCAGCAACTGCGCCCAAGGACCAGAACCGAATAG
- a CDS encoding inositol monophosphatase family protein yields MADQEALMETAHAMADAARAAILPHFRRGGLGTISKEVDSYDPVTVADRAAEAAMRAVLAEQRPDDAILGEEEGTQEGTSGLTWVLDPIDGTRGFISGTPTWGVLIALCDASGPIYAIIDQPYIGERFEGGFGRALVAGPLGEAALGVEPAATLAEATLFTTFPEVGSLAERRAFDAVRDRVQLTRYGCDCYAYAMLAAGQIDLVIEAGLQSYDIAAPVALIQAAGGVITNWEGGPVHGGGRVIAASSSALHAEAMALVKGALNV; encoded by the coding sequence ATGGCGGATCAAGAGGCATTGATGGAAACGGCCCACGCCATGGCCGACGCCGCCCGCGCGGCGATCCTGCCGCATTTCCGGCGGGGCGGTTTGGGAACGATTTCCAAGGAAGTCGACAGCTATGACCCGGTGACCGTCGCTGACCGCGCCGCAGAGGCCGCCATGCGCGCCGTCTTGGCCGAGCAGCGACCAGACGATGCGATCCTGGGCGAGGAAGAAGGCACGCAAGAGGGCACGAGCGGCCTGACGTGGGTTCTCGACCCGATCGACGGGACGCGCGGGTTCATCTCCGGCACGCCCACATGGGGTGTTTTGATCGCGTTGTGTGATGCGTCGGGTCCGATTTACGCCATCATCGACCAACCCTACATCGGCGAACGGTTCGAGGGCGGCTTCGGGCGCGCCTTGGTGGCGGGTCCCTTGGGGGAGGCCGCGTTGGGGGTGGAACCGGCGGCCACGTTGGCAGAGGCCACCTTGTTCACGACCTTCCCCGAAGTGGGCAGCCTGGCCGAGCGCCGCGCGTTCGATGCCGTGCGTGACCGGGTTCAACTCACCCGCTATGGCTGCGACTGCTACGCCTACGCGATGCTGGCGGCGGGTCAGATCGACCTGGTGATCGAGGCGGGCTTGCAAAGCTACGACATCGCCGCCCCGGTGGCGCTGATACAGGCGGCAGGAGGCGTGATCACGAATTGGGAAGGCGGCCCGGTCCACGGGGGCGGGCGCGTCATTGCGGCGTCCTCGTCCGCTTTGCATGCCGAGGCGATGGCATTGGTGAAGGGGGCTTTGAATGTCTGA
- the ilvC gene encoding ketol-acid reductoisomerase produces MRVYYDRDCDVNLIKDMKVAILGYGSQGHAHALNLRDSGAKNVVVALRDGSASKAKAEGEGLKVMEIAEAAAWADLIMFTMPDELQAETYKKYVKDNIRDGAAIAFAHGLNVHFGLIEASDKVDVIMMAPKGPGHTVRGEYTKGGGVPCLVAVHNDASGRALEIGLSYCSAIGGGRSGIIETNFREECETDLFGEQAVLCGGLVELIRMGFETLVEAGYAPEMAYFECLHEVKLIVDLIYEGGIANMNYSISNTAEYGEYVSGPRILPYDETKAKMKAVLRDIQTGAFVRDFMQENQAGQPFFKGTRRLNDEHQIEQVGQKLRDMMPWISAGKMVDKAKN; encoded by the coding sequence ATGCGCGTTTACTATGATCGCGATTGCGATGTGAACCTGATCAAAGACATGAAAGTCGCCATTCTGGGCTATGGCTCCCAGGGTCACGCCCACGCGTTGAACCTGCGGGACAGCGGTGCGAAGAACGTCGTCGTGGCGCTGCGCGACGGCTCCGCTTCGAAGGCGAAGGCCGAGGGTGAAGGCCTCAAGGTCATGGAAATCGCCGAGGCCGCCGCCTGGGCCGACCTGATCATGTTCACCATGCCCGATGAATTGCAGGCCGAGACGTACAAGAAGTACGTGAAGGACAATATCCGCGACGGTGCCGCGATTGCCTTCGCCCATGGGTTGAACGTGCATTTCGGCCTGATCGAGGCGTCCGACAAGGTCGACGTCATCATGATGGCCCCCAAGGGCCCCGGGCACACCGTGCGCGGCGAATACACCAAAGGCGGTGGCGTGCCTTGCCTTGTGGCAGTTCACAACGACGCATCGGGCCGCGCGCTGGAAATCGGCCTGTCCTATTGCTCCGCCATCGGTGGCGGGCGCTCGGGCATCATCGAGACGAACTTCCGCGAGGAATGCGAAACCGATCTGTTCGGTGAGCAGGCCGTGCTGTGCGGTGGCTTGGTTGAGCTGATCCGCATGGGCTTCGAGACGCTGGTGGAAGCCGGATACGCGCCCGAGATGGCCTATTTCGAGTGCTTGCATGAAGTGAAGCTGATTGTGGACCTGATCTACGAGGGTGGCATCGCGAACATGAATTACTCGATCTCCAACACGGCCGAGTATGGCGAGTATGTCTCTGGCCCGCGCATCCTGCCCTACGACGAGACGAAGGCGAAGATGAAAGCGGTTCTGCGCGACATCCAGACCGGCGCATTCGTCCGGGACTTCATGCAGGAAAACCAGGCGGGCCAGCCGTTCTTCAAAGGCACGCGCCGCTTGAATGACGAGCATCAGATCGAGCAGGTCGGTCAGAAACTCCGTGACATGATGCCGTGGATCTCTGCTGGCAAGATGGTCGACAAAGCCAAGAACTGA
- a CDS encoding 8-oxoguanine deaminase, which yields MSELVLRNVAHCLTMDDAGSEVRDADILLRDGKIVEVGQGLVSSAPSLDCRDCLVTPGLVNTHHHLFQTLTRAVPGAQDAALFGWLQTLYPIWSRFTPDHMETSAVIGLAELALSGCTTSSDHMYLFPNGARLDDTIAAAAQVGLRFHPTRGAMSIGVSDGGLPPDALVEGEAAILEDCLRVIDAFHDPSPGSMCRVGVAPCSPFSVSRELMRDAAILARDKGVMLHTHLAENDEDIAYSLEKFGCRPGQYAEDLGWTGDDVWHAHCVKLDGSEIDLFARSGTGVAHCPCSNCRLASGIAPVRAMRDAGVKVGLGVDGSASNDAGSLIDEARQTLLLQRVARGPDAMSAREALRIATRGGAEVLGRGAEIGQIAVGFRADLAIWDMSGVEAAGSWDLAALLLAGPRRVRDLIVEGRVVVRDGEMATLDLAPHLARQRHLARGLAEAR from the coding sequence ATGTCTGAATTGGTTCTGCGCAACGTGGCCCATTGCCTGACGATGGATGACGCGGGAAGCGAGGTGCGCGACGCCGACATCCTGTTGCGTGACGGGAAGATTGTCGAGGTGGGGCAAGGGCTTGTGTCGAGCGCGCCGTCGCTTGATTGCCGCGATTGTCTGGTGACCCCGGGCCTTGTGAACACCCATCACCACTTGTTTCAAACGCTCACCCGCGCGGTGCCCGGCGCGCAGGACGCGGCACTGTTTGGCTGGCTGCAAACGCTCTACCCGATCTGGTCGCGGTTCACCCCGGACCATATGGAGACCTCTGCCGTCATCGGATTGGCCGAACTGGCCCTATCGGGCTGCACGACGTCCTCTGACCACATGTATCTGTTCCCGAATGGCGCACGATTGGACGACACCATCGCGGCGGCGGCACAGGTTGGCCTGCGGTTTCATCCCACCCGTGGCGCGATGTCTATCGGCGTGTCCGACGGTGGCTTGCCGCCAGATGCGCTGGTCGAAGGGGAGGCCGCGATCCTTGAAGATTGCCTGCGCGTCATCGATGCGTTCCACGACCCGTCACCGGGGTCCATGTGTCGGGTTGGCGTAGCACCCTGCTCGCCCTTCTCGGTCAGCCGCGAGTTGATGCGCGACGCGGCGATCCTGGCCCGCGACAAGGGCGTGATGCTGCACACCCACTTGGCCGAAAACGACGAGGACATCGCCTATTCGCTGGAGAAATTCGGCTGCCGACCCGGCCAATATGCCGAGGATCTCGGCTGGACCGGGGACGATGTGTGGCACGCCCATTGCGTCAAGCTTGATGGGTCCGAGATTGATCTGTTTGCCCGCTCGGGCACCGGGGTTGCCCATTGTCCGTGCTCCAATTGCCGGCTCGCGTCGGGCATCGCGCCGGTGCGGGCGATGCGGGACGCGGGGGTGAAGGTGGGCCTTGGCGTGGACGGATCGGCATCCAATGATGCCGGATCCCTGATCGACGAGGCGCGGCAGACGCTGCTGTTGCAGAGGGTGGCACGGGGGCCAGATGCCATGTCTGCCCGCGAGGCTTTGCGCATCGCCACGCGCGGCGGCGCCGAGGTTCTGGGCCGGGGTGCCGAGATCGGGCAGATCGCAGTGGGTTTCCGCGCCGACCTGGCGATCTGGGACATGTCGGGGGTAGAGGCGGCGGGCAGTTGGGACCTCGCGGCGTTGTTGCTGGCAGGCCCCCGCCGTGTGCGCGATCTGATCGTGGAGGGGCGCGTGGTGGTCCGAGACGGTGAAATGGCAACCCTTGATTTGGCGCCGCATCTCGCCCGCCAAAGGCACCTTGCGCGGGGCCTCGCTGAGGCGAGGTAA
- a CDS encoding GyrI-like domain-containing protein yields MEITRKTLPAQPYLYVDRECPFGPEIADAMGSAFGELFAFVGQAGVSPMSMPMAIYTEMDPKIMRFRGAVAVSTEDAEKATGTVKSDTLPGGDVMHVTHTGPYDQLRQTHETLLAHMEAEGIKGTMPTWEHYIDDPGDTAPEDLRTEIYYKIG; encoded by the coding sequence ATGGAAATCACACGCAAGACACTCCCCGCCCAACCCTACCTCTACGTGGATCGCGAATGTCCCTTCGGCCCTGAAATCGCTGACGCGATGGGCTCCGCCTTTGGCGAATTATTCGCCTTCGTCGGGCAAGCCGGGGTAAGCCCCATGTCGATGCCGATGGCTATCTATACCGAGATGGACCCGAAGATCATGCGTTTTCGCGGGGCCGTTGCCGTGTCGACTGAAGATGCGGAGAAGGCCACCGGCACGGTCAAATCCGATACCCTGCCCGGCGGCGACGTGATGCACGTCACCCACACCGGCCCTTATGACCAGCTGCGCCAGACACATGAAACGTTGTTGGCACATATGGAAGCAGAGGGGATCAAGGGCACCATGCCCACCTGGGAGCACTACATCGACGATCCTGGCGACACCGCGCCCGAGGACTTGCGGACCGAGATCTACTACAAGATCGGATAG
- a CDS encoding helix-turn-helix domain-containing protein: MTHPVDVHVGKRIRQRRWMVGRTQQQLAETVGIKFQQIQKYETGMNRVSASRLWDIGAALDVPVAYFFEGMGQAEEAATSATGEVLPGDLLGDREALELVRSYYAIPENQRRRLFDLARVLSDAAA; the protein is encoded by the coding sequence GTGACACACCCCGTGGACGTACATGTAGGTAAACGCATCCGCCAGCGCCGTTGGATGGTAGGTCGAACGCAGCAGCAGTTGGCCGAAACCGTTGGTATCAAGTTCCAGCAAATCCAGAAATATGAAACCGGGATGAACCGTGTTTCGGCGTCTCGGCTTTGGGACATCGGCGCGGCGCTGGACGTGCCCGTCGCCTATTTCTTCGAAGGCATGGGCCAGGCCGAAGAAGCCGCCACCAGCGCCACCGGAGAGGTCCTGCCAGGCGATCTTCTGGGGGACCGCGAGGCGTTGGAACTGGTTCGGTCCTACTACGCGATCCCGGAAAACCAGCGGCGCCGCCTGTTCGATCTGGCGCGGGTATTGTCGGACGCCGCCGCCTGA
- a CDS encoding DUF1127 domain-containing protein, producing the protein MAHLPLSRPQQASLSRAVAACAPKVQLTLLQRLLGVWRQRQHLDRLPDHLRHDIGLSDAEIAQEVKRPIWDVPHTWRR; encoded by the coding sequence GTGGCACATTTGCCCCTCTCCCGCCCGCAACAGGCCTCTCTCTCCCGTGCCGTGGCGGCCTGCGCACCCAAGGTTCAATTGACGTTGCTGCAACGCCTTCTCGGCGTCTGGCGCCAGCGTCAGCACCTTGACCGCCTCCCCGATCACCTGCGCCACGACATCGGGTTGAGCGACGCCGAGATCGCGCAAGAAGTGAAGCGCCCGATCTGGGATGTGCCGCACACCTGGCGGCGCTAA
- a CDS encoding Bax inhibitor-1/YccA family protein, producing the protein MADYQTMRSQGMAGSAAEIDQGLRAHMNKVYGTMSIGLLITFAAAWAFGSNPALLSILNDPVTLQPTILGWIVMFAPLGMIFAFGAIITRASSAAAQLFFYAFAAVMGMSISYIFAVFTGASIIQSFLVTSIAFAGLSLWGYATKKDISGWGAFLIMGLIGGIVLMLLSFALSAFWGIVIPGFDLALSALLLLVFAGLTAYHTQTIKQDYIDHAQHGDSEWLAKSAIMGALNLYMSFINMFLIILSFLGNRE; encoded by the coding sequence ATGGCTGACTATCAGACGATGCGTTCCCAAGGCATGGCCGGCTCCGCCGCGGAGATCGACCAGGGCCTGCGCGCCCATATGAACAAGGTCTACGGCACGATGTCGATCGGCCTGTTGATCACCTTTGCCGCCGCTTGGGCGTTCGGGTCAAACCCGGCGCTTCTGTCGATCCTGAACGATCCGGTGACGCTGCAGCCTACGATTCTAGGGTGGATCGTGATGTTTGCCCCCCTCGGCATGATCTTCGCCTTCGGCGCGATCATCACCCGCGCGTCGTCTGCGGCAGCGCAGTTGTTTTTCTACGCCTTCGCCGCCGTAATGGGCATGTCGATCAGCTACATCTTCGCCGTCTTCACCGGCGCATCGATCATCCAGTCGTTCCTTGTGACGTCAATCGCCTTCGCGGGCCTCAGCCTTTGGGGCTACGCGACCAAGAAAGACATCTCTGGTTGGGGCGCGTTCCTGATCATGGGTCTGATCGGTGGTATCGTGCTGATGCTGCTGTCCTTTGCCTTGTCGGCGTTCTGGGGCATCGTGATCCCCGGCTTTGATCTGGCGCTGTCCGCGCTGCTGCTTCTGGTGTTTGCGGGCCTCACCGCCTACCACACGCAGACGATCAAGCAGGACTACATCGATCACGCACAGCATGGCGACAGCGAGTGGCTGGCGAAGTCCGCAATCATGGGCGCGCTGAACCTCTACATGTCGTTCATCAACATGTTCTTGATCATCCTAAGCTTCCTGGGCAACCGCGAGTAA
- a CDS encoding CAP domain-containing protein, with protein sequence MKIHLASGLLALSLALAACAPTGVGGVQRLSLGESVDIAAVGARLSTLRAGQGLARPLGHSAALQAAAQAHVDDMAQSGNLSHTGSNGSTLTSRLRAAGYSACFAAENIAAGQANTAEVFEDWMGSGGHRRNILAAEATQFGFARAGGYSVLVLGRSC encoded by the coding sequence ATGAAGATCCATCTTGCGAGCGGGCTTTTGGCCCTGTCGCTGGCGCTTGCCGCCTGTGCACCCACAGGCGTCGGCGGTGTTCAACGCCTCAGCCTTGGGGAAAGCGTGGACATTGCTGCCGTCGGCGCGCGCCTGTCCACATTGCGCGCGGGGCAGGGATTAGCCCGCCCCTTGGGTCACTCGGCGGCGTTGCAAGCGGCGGCCCAGGCCCACGTGGATGACATGGCGCAATCAGGCAACCTGTCCCATACCGGCTCAAACGGATCCACGTTGACGTCTCGCCTGCGCGCTGCCGGGTATTCGGCCTGTTTCGCGGCCGAAAACATCGCCGCCGGACAGGCCAATACCGCCGAAGTGTTCGAGGATTGGATGGGCTCCGGCGGGCATCGCCGCAACATCCTGGCGGCGGAGGCCACGCAATTCGGGTTTGCCCGCGCGGGTGGCTATTCGGTTCTGGTCCTTGGGCGCAGTTGCTGA
- a CDS encoding LysR family transcriptional regulator → MARNLDLTALRAFVTVVDAGGVTKASGFLNLTQSAVSMQLKRLEEALDVALFDRTTRKLHLTGAGEQMLGYARRMLELNDEVLGRLTATEFEGEILLGAPHDVVYPAIPEVLQRFNVAYPRMRVTLLSMGTLNLKAAMERGEADVILTTEEDVDRGGETLLERPMVWVGAKEGQMWKQRPLRLALEDACIFRGPALAALDAAGIPWEVGVEADSIRTVEATVSADLAVHAVIEGTESPYTAIIPHHGALPTLPRIRINMYRSELSRSEPVDALVNLIRQAFHAI, encoded by the coding sequence ATGGCGCGAAACCTTGATCTTACAGCTTTGCGGGCCTTCGTGACGGTCGTGGATGCAGGGGGCGTTACGAAAGCCTCGGGCTTTCTGAACCTGACGCAATCGGCGGTCTCGATGCAGCTCAAGCGTCTGGAAGAGGCGCTGGACGTGGCGCTGTTCGACCGCACGACGCGCAAGCTGCACCTCACCGGCGCAGGAGAGCAGATGTTGGGATATGCGCGTCGGATGCTGGAGTTGAACGACGAAGTTCTGGGCCGCCTGACCGCCACGGAGTTCGAGGGCGAGATCCTTCTTGGCGCGCCCCACGACGTTGTCTATCCGGCGATCCCGGAGGTCCTGCAACGGTTCAACGTTGCCTATCCCCGCATGCGTGTGACGCTTCTGTCGATGGGAACCCTGAACCTCAAGGCCGCGATGGAACGTGGCGAGGCGGATGTGATTCTAACGACAGAAGAAGACGTGGATCGCGGCGGAGAGACCCTGCTGGAGCGGCCCATGGTGTGGGTGGGCGCGAAAGAGGGCCAGATGTGGAAGCAACGCCCCCTGCGGCTTGCCCTGGAAGACGCCTGCATCTTTCGCGGCCCCGCCTTGGCGGCGCTCGACGCGGCGGGGATCCCGTGGGAGGTCGGCGTGGAGGCCGACTCAATCCGCACGGTAGAGGCCACGGTCAGCGCGGATCTGGCCGTCCACGCGGTGATCGAAGGGACCGAATCGCCCTATACCGCGATAATCCCGCATCACGGTGCCCTGCCGACGCTGCCGCGCATTCGCATCAACATGTACCGCTCGGAGTTGTCGCGATCCGAGCCTGTGGACGCGTTGGTGAACCTGATCCGGCAGGCCTTCCACGCCATCTAG
- a CDS encoding NADPH:quinone oxidoreductase family protein, producing the protein MRAFVVSDHGVPPKIKDLPEPVPGPGQVRIRIHACGLNFADLLMAKGTYQETPAPPFTLGMEIAGVVEALGEGVTAPALGSRVAVFEGSGGLAEAGVFSAARCVVIPDSMPFNEAAGFLVAYGTSHLALTDRARLQKGERLLVLGAAGGVGLTAVELGAAMGAEVIAVARGADKLAVAKAAGATHVIDSDTADLRAEVKALGGADVVYDAVGGDGFKAAMRATNPGGRLIVIGFASGDVPQIPANHLLVKNIDAIGFYWGGYLKWAPERLAASLADLMQMYEAGQLLPHIGAQRPLSDAADALELLRSRKVSGKVVVTI; encoded by the coding sequence ATGCGCGCATTCGTGGTAAGCGATCACGGGGTGCCCCCCAAGATTAAGGATCTGCCCGAGCCCGTGCCCGGCCCCGGCCAGGTGCGCATCCGCATCCACGCCTGCGGGCTGAACTTCGCGGATCTCTTGATGGCCAAAGGCACCTACCAGGAGACGCCCGCCCCGCCCTTTACCTTGGGTATGGAGATCGCCGGCGTGGTGGAGGCCTTGGGCGAAGGCGTCACCGCGCCAGCGCTCGGCAGCCGCGTGGCGGTGTTCGAGGGCTCGGGCGGATTGGCAGAGGCGGGAGTTTTTTCCGCCGCGCGCTGCGTGGTGATCCCGGACTCCATGCCGTTCAATGAAGCGGCGGGGTTCCTTGTCGCCTATGGCACGTCACATCTGGCCCTGACGGACCGTGCACGGCTGCAAAAGGGCGAGCGTTTATTGGTTCTGGGGGCCGCAGGCGGCGTGGGCCTGACGGCGGTGGAATTGGGCGCCGCGATGGGGGCCGAGGTGATTGCGGTCGCGCGCGGCGCCGACAAGCTCGCCGTCGCGAAGGCCGCAGGCGCGACCCATGTGATCGATAGCGACACTGCCGATCTCAGGGCCGAGGTGAAAGCCCTTGGCGGCGCTGATGTGGTCTACGATGCGGTGGGCGGTGACGGCTTCAAGGCCGCGATGCGGGCGACGAACCCCGGCGGGCGGCTGATCGTCATCGGGTTCGCCAGCGGCGACGTCCCTCAGATTCCGGCCAACCACCTGTTGGTCAAGAACATCGACGCTATCGGCTTTTACTGGGGCGGCTACCTGAAATGGGCACCCGAGCGCCTGGCCGCCAGCCTTGCCGACCTGATGCAGATGTATGAGGCGGGACAGCTATTGCCCCACATCGGCGCGCAACGACCGCTAAGCGACGCCGCCGACGCGCTGGAGCTTTTGCGGTCACGCAAAGTGTCAGGCAAGGTCGTCGTGACGATTTAG
- the rpmG gene encoding 50S ribosomal protein L33: MAKPTTIKIRLNSSAGTGHFYVAKKNARTMTEKMVVRKYDPVVRKHVEYKEGKIK; this comes from the coding sequence ATGGCGAAGCCAACAACGATCAAGATCCGTCTCAACTCGTCCGCCGGCACGGGTCACTTCTACGTGGCCAAGAAGAACGCGCGCACGATGACCGAGAAAATGGTCGTACGAAAGTACGACCCCGTGGTGCGCAAGCATGTCGAGTACAAAGAAGGCAAGATCAAGTAA
- a CDS encoding Lrp/AsnC family transcriptional regulator, whose protein sequence is MLDDIDRRLLRHLQADPAQSVGDLAEAARVPLASAYKRLEKLQSSGVLRGQRAVIDWRALGFEVEVSLRITLDKTNPRAFDEFLAAARKVPEVIEIQTFLGRVDARLKVIARDLAAYQQVYRNSILNLPHMADIEALMQVAEIKNSTSFPI, encoded by the coding sequence ATGCTTGACGACATCGACCGTCGCCTTCTGCGGCACCTGCAAGCCGATCCGGCGCAATCGGTCGGTGATCTGGCCGAAGCGGCCCGTGTGCCGCTGGCCAGTGCCTACAAACGGTTGGAAAAGTTGCAATCCAGCGGCGTGTTGCGGGGCCAACGCGCGGTGATCGACTGGCGCGCCTTGGGGTTCGAGGTTGAGGTCTCCCTGCGCATCACGTTGGACAAGACCAACCCGCGTGCCTTTGACGAATTCCTCGCTGCCGCCCGTAAGGTCCCCGAGGTGATCGAGATCCAGACCTTCCTTGGCCGCGTGGATGCGCGCCTGAAGGTGATTGCGCGCGACCTCGCGGCCTATCAGCAGGTCTATCGCAACAGTATCCTCAACTTGCCCCATATGGCGGATATCGAGGCGCTGATGCAGGTGGCCGAGATCAAGAACTCCACGAGTTTCCCGATATGA
- a CDS encoding Lrp/AsnC family transcriptional regulator, with protein MMDLDQTDHAILRLLAADATLKASEVGRRVDLSQPAAWRRIKRLTEAGIIAGRRLDLDAAALGFGVTVFLGVKLATKSRVSLEDFERAISAIPEVQTVEHVLGLYDYRLRVVARDLADFERVLRRRIMTLPSVGNVEANVLLSEEQRPGPL; from the coding sequence ATGATGGATCTGGATCAGACCGACCACGCCATCCTGCGCTTGTTGGCGGCGGATGCGACGCTGAAGGCGTCTGAGGTCGGGCGTCGCGTGGACCTCAGCCAACCCGCCGCGTGGCGGCGGATCAAGCGACTGACCGAGGCGGGTATCATCGCGGGGCGCCGCCTTGATCTGGATGCTGCCGCTCTGGGCTTCGGGGTTACCGTGTTTCTCGGCGTCAAGCTGGCGACAAAATCCCGCGTCAGCCTTGAGGATTTCGAACGCGCGATCTCTGCGATCCCCGAGGTGCAGACGGTAGAACACGTCCTTGGCCTTTACGATTACCGCCTCCGCGTCGTTGCCCGCGATCTGGCGGATTTCGAACGTGTCCTGCGCCGCCGCATCATGACGCTGCCAAGCGTCGGCAACGTGGAGGCCAACGTGCTTTTGTCCGAGGAACAACGCCCCGGCCCGCTGTAG